A section of the Solitalea canadensis DSM 3403 genome encodes:
- a CDS encoding glycoside hydrolase family 3 N-terminal domain-containing protein — MNLKKIAIIGLLALSSQATFAQKKKSTSVKPPLTAAQIETKVEDLLKQMTLEEKVGQMAQITLDVIGKGDNRFASFEPFALDDKMTDALVHYKIGSVLNTANNRARTPQVWNDIVSKIQDVAMKNRLKIPVLYGVDAIHGTTYTVGATMFPQQIAQAASRNRELVRKGAEITAYETRASSIPWTFSPVLDLGADPRFPRQWEGFGEDPYIGSEMGVQMVKGYEGQDNTVGDYDKVASCMKHFLGYGAPTSGKDRTPAFIPDDVLREYHLPAFKAAIEAGSHSIMINSGIINNIPVHSNYNLLTKLLKEELGFKGLVVTDWGDIENLHRRDHIAKDDKEAIMLAINAGIDMSMIPYQYETFCNGLVELVKEGKVKQERIDDAVRRILKVKYALNLFDKPVTDSKDYPKFGSKEFEAASYQMASEAITLLKNDGNVLPLSKQAKVLVTGPNANSMRTLNGGWTYSWQGEKVEEFASKYNTILEAVQTKVGAANVNYVPGVSYKMDGKYYEEAADKMDEAAEAAKNADVVILCLGENSYTEKPGDLQDLNISDLQIELAKKVAAAGKPVILVLNEGRPRLISRFEPLMKAVVQTYLPGNFGGDALASILFGDINPSGKLPYTYPRYANATIPYFHKLSEEQTKAEGVYNYEADFNPQYQFGFGLSYTTFNYANLKLNKTAITNSDELQVSIDVTNTGSREGKEVVQLFTSDLFASTTPDVKRLRRFEKLSLKPGETKTITFTLTVKDLAFVNHEGVWTTEDGDFDLMIGDQKVKFNVINGNKL, encoded by the coding sequence ATGAATCTAAAGAAAATCGCAATCATTGGCTTATTGGCATTGTCCAGTCAGGCAACATTTGCGCAGAAAAAAAAGTCAACCTCTGTTAAACCTCCTTTAACAGCCGCTCAGATAGAAACAAAAGTGGAAGATCTTCTGAAGCAAATGACATTGGAAGAAAAGGTAGGCCAAATGGCTCAAATCACGCTTGACGTTATAGGTAAAGGAGATAATCGTTTTGCAAGTTTTGAACCTTTTGCATTGGACGATAAAATGACCGATGCATTGGTTCATTATAAAATAGGCTCGGTATTAAATACTGCTAACAATCGTGCTCGTACTCCACAGGTTTGGAACGATATTGTTAGTAAAATACAGGACGTGGCTATGAAAAACAGGTTGAAAATACCTGTTCTGTACGGTGTTGATGCTATCCATGGAACCACCTACACAGTAGGTGCAACTATGTTTCCACAACAAATAGCACAGGCTGCAAGCCGTAATAGAGAATTGGTTCGTAAAGGAGCCGAGATTACTGCCTATGAAACCCGTGCAAGTTCAATTCCTTGGACATTTTCTCCTGTGTTGGATTTAGGAGCAGATCCTCGTTTTCCTCGTCAATGGGAAGGCTTTGGAGAAGATCCTTATATAGGTTCAGAGATGGGTGTTCAAATGGTTAAAGGATATGAAGGACAAGATAATACAGTAGGCGACTATGACAAAGTAGCCTCATGTATGAAACACTTTTTAGGTTACGGGGCACCAACTTCCGGAAAAGACCGTACGCCGGCATTTATTCCTGATGATGTATTGCGTGAGTATCACCTGCCTGCTTTTAAAGCAGCAATTGAAGCAGGTTCTCATAGTATCATGATCAACTCAGGCATTATTAATAATATTCCTGTCCATTCAAACTATAACCTTCTTACTAAACTATTAAAAGAAGAATTAGGTTTTAAAGGCTTGGTAGTAACCGATTGGGGAGATATCGAAAATCTGCATCGTCGTGATCATATTGCAAAAGATGATAAAGAGGCTATTATGCTGGCAATTAATGCAGGTATCGATATGTCGATGATCCCTTATCAATACGAAACCTTTTGCAATGGTTTGGTAGAATTGGTAAAAGAAGGAAAAGTAAAGCAAGAGCGTATTGATGATGCGGTGCGTCGCATTTTAAAAGTGAAATACGCACTTAATCTTTTTGATAAGCCGGTTACGGATAGTAAAGATTATCCAAAGTTTGGAAGCAAAGAGTTCGAAGCTGCTTCTTATCAAATGGCTTCGGAAGCAATTACTTTATTGAAAAATGATGGCAATGTTCTTCCTTTATCAAAACAAGCCAAAGTATTAGTAACAGGTCCGAATGCTAACTCAATGCGCACCCTCAACGGTGGGTGGACTTATTCATGGCAAGGTGAAAAAGTAGAAGAGTTTGCTTCAAAATATAATACCATTTTAGAGGCAGTTCAGACTAAGGTTGGTGCCGCTAATGTGAACTACGTTCCGGGTGTTAGTTATAAAATGGACGGAAAGTATTATGAAGAAGCTGCAGATAAAATGGATGAAGCAGCAGAAGCAGCTAAAAATGCAGATGTGGTAATCTTATGTCTGGGTGAAAATTCATATACAGAAAAACCTGGCGACTTGCAGGATCTAAATATCTCGGATTTGCAGATTGAGTTAGCGAAGAAAGTAGCTGCAGCAGGTAAACCGGTAATTTTAGTATTAAACGAGGGTCGTCCTCGTTTGATCAGCCGTTTTGAGCCTTTAATGAAAGCGGTTGTGCAGACTTATTTGCCAGGCAATTTCGGTGGCGATGCATTAGCTTCAATTTTGTTTGGTGATATAAATCCTTCAGGAAAACTACCGTACACCTATCCGCGTTATGCAAACGCTACCATTCCTTATTTTCATAAACTTTCTGAAGAGCAAACAAAAGCTGAAGGTGTTTATAATTACGAAGCTGATTTTAACCCTCAATATCAATTTGGTTTTGGCTTGAGCTACACTACATTCAACTATGCAAATCTTAAGTTGAATAAGACCGCAATTACAAATTCAGATGAATTGCAGGTGAGCATCGATGTAACTAATACAGGATCACGTGAAGGCAAAGAAGTAGTTCAGCTATTTACATCCGATTTATTTGCTAGCACAACGCCGGATGTAAAACGTTTGCGTCGGTTTGAAAAGCTCAGTCTGAAACCCGGTGAAACAAAAACGATAACATTCACTCTTACCGTTAAGGATTTAGCATTTGTAAATCATGAAGGTGTCTGGACCACTGAAGACGGCGACTTCGATTTAATGATCGGAGATCAGAAGGTTAAATTTAATGTTATAAACGGTAATAAATTATAA
- a CDS encoding glycoside hydrolase family 16 protein, which yields MTNSLILKICLVCLIIVNGSCSSNHNPQPKERKLIWSDEFNYSGLPDATKWSYDIGDTDGWGNNELEYYTHADTSNAVVRNGYLYITARKQKKETRDYTSARLITKGKGDWLYGRIEVKAKLPEGRGLWPAIWMLSTDWKYGGWPESGEIDIMENVGYNPDSVFASTHTKKFNHILGTQTTKGIEVKNLYRDFHVYAIEWNEKQIDFYIDATKYLTFKNTGKGWEEWPFDKRFHLLLNIAVGGNWGGKYGVDDSIFPQSMLVDYVRVYQ from the coding sequence ATGACTAATTCATTAATCTTAAAGATTTGCCTTGTCTGTTTGATAATAGTAAATGGTAGTTGTTCATCTAATCATAATCCTCAACCCAAAGAGCGAAAACTTATTTGGAGTGATGAGTTTAATTATAGCGGTCTGCCTGATGCAACAAAATGGAGCTATGATATAGGTGATACTGATGGATGGGGAAACAATGAACTCGAGTATTATACCCATGCTGATACATCAAATGCTGTTGTTAGAAATGGCTATTTGTATATAACTGCCAGAAAACAGAAAAAAGAAACGCGTGATTATACTTCAGCACGATTAATAACCAAAGGGAAAGGGGATTGGCTATACGGAAGAATTGAAGTAAAAGCGAAACTTCCTGAAGGTCGCGGATTGTGGCCGGCTATATGGATGCTATCTACTGATTGGAAATATGGAGGATGGCCAGAAAGTGGTGAAATAGATATAATGGAAAATGTAGGATATAACCCTGATTCAGTGTTTGCTAGCACGCATACCAAAAAGTTCAATCACATTTTAGGCACCCAAACAACAAAAGGAATTGAGGTAAAAAACCTATATCGTGATTTTCATGTCTATGCGATTGAATGGAATGAAAAACAGATTGATTTTTATATCGATGCAACCAAATACCTCACATTCAAAAATACAGGTAAAGGTTGGGAAGAATGGCCCTTTGATAAACGTTTTCACCTGTTGCTCAATATTGCCGTTGGCGGAAATTGGGGTGGTAAATATGGTGTCGATGATAGCATCTTTCCTCAATCGATGTTAGTAGATTATGTACGTGTATATCAATAG
- the bglX gene encoding beta-glucosidase BglX, translated as MKCLVRLCLLWLVLVQPHFVAAQKKTIDQRVDSLLQLMTLEEKVGQMNQYSGPWAHTGPITEDGNILQQVQEGKLGSMLNINGVAHTKELQTLALKSRLKIPLLFGQDVIHGYRTTFPIPLGEAASWDLEAMEQSARVAATEAAASGIHWTFAPMVDISRDPRWGRVMEGAGEDPYLGSLIAKARVKGFQGNKLGDINSVMACAKHFAAYGAAIGGRDYNSVDMSDRTLWEIYLPPFKAAAEAGVATFMNSFNDLNGVPASASSYLQRDILKGKWNFTGFVVSDWGSIGEMIKHGYVKDCYEASQAAVMAGSDMDMESRCYTQNLVHLVKEGKVPETVIDDAVRRILRKKFELGLFEDPFRFCDVKREQQALNNPKHKAIARDVAKKSVVLLKNNNNVLPLSKQAKTIAIIGPLAKSERDMLGFWAVDWPDSSYIVSQFEGIQQKLGNNSKLLYAMGCNIEDNSTSGFAEAIEVAQKADVVLLSVGERRDMSGEAKSRSTIHLPGVQEELIKAIKATGKPVVVLINAGRPLIFNWTADNADAIVYTWWLGSEAGNAIADVLFGDYNPAGKLPMTFPRSEGQLPIYYNFLNTGRPAENDKDRFYRSAYNDLSIYPKYAFGYGLSYTNFKYDNLKLSAETMNMDGKITLSFSVTNTGNYTGEEVVQLYLRDEFASLVRPVKELKDFKKILLKPGETKEINFVIDKEKLSFYNQKLEWVAEPGTFQVMIGSASDDIRLKSKIELR; from the coding sequence ATGAAATGTTTAGTTAGGCTGTGTTTGCTATGGTTGGTGTTAGTTCAACCGCATTTTGTAGCAGCACAGAAAAAAACAATAGATCAACGAGTTGATTCCCTCTTGCAATTAATGACATTGGAAGAAAAGGTGGGACAAATGAATCAATATTCGGGACCATGGGCTCATACAGGGCCAATAACTGAAGACGGCAATATTCTACAGCAAGTACAAGAAGGTAAACTTGGATCTATGCTGAATATTAACGGTGTGGCTCATACCAAAGAACTACAGACGTTAGCCCTAAAATCGCGTTTGAAAATCCCACTCTTATTTGGTCAGGATGTAATTCATGGTTACCGCACAACATTTCCAATTCCATTAGGAGAGGCCGCAAGTTGGGATTTAGAAGCGATGGAACAATCGGCTCGTGTTGCAGCAACAGAGGCTGCTGCGAGTGGCATTCACTGGACATTTGCTCCTATGGTAGACATTTCACGCGACCCGCGCTGGGGACGTGTAATGGAGGGAGCCGGAGAAGATCCTTATTTAGGTTCATTGATAGCGAAGGCAAGAGTGAAAGGTTTCCAGGGAAACAAATTAGGTGACATAAATTCAGTAATGGCATGTGCAAAACACTTTGCCGCATACGGTGCTGCAATAGGCGGACGCGATTATAATTCAGTGGATATGAGCGACCGTACCCTTTGGGAAATCTACTTGCCTCCATTTAAGGCAGCCGCAGAAGCTGGAGTAGCAACATTTATGAACAGCTTTAATGACCTCAATGGCGTTCCTGCTTCTGCAAGCAGCTATTTGCAAAGGGATATCCTGAAAGGTAAATGGAACTTCACCGGTTTCGTTGTAAGCGACTGGGGTTCTATTGGTGAAATGATTAAGCATGGTTACGTAAAGGATTGTTATGAAGCATCACAAGCTGCAGTAATGGCTGGAAGTGACATGGATATGGAAAGCCGTTGTTATACCCAGAACCTTGTTCACTTAGTAAAAGAAGGGAAAGTACCTGAAACAGTAATAGACGATGCTGTAAGAAGGATATTGAGGAAAAAGTTTGAGTTGGGTTTATTTGAAGATCCGTTCAGGTTTTGTGATGTAAAACGTGAGCAACAGGCGCTTAATAATCCCAAACACAAAGCAATTGCAAGAGATGTGGCTAAGAAAAGTGTTGTATTACTTAAAAATAACAACAACGTCTTGCCTCTTTCCAAGCAAGCAAAAACCATTGCCATTATTGGTCCTTTAGCAAAATCAGAGCGTGATATGCTTGGTTTTTGGGCAGTGGATTGGCCTGATAGCTCCTATATTGTTTCGCAGTTTGAAGGTATACAACAGAAGTTGGGTAACAATTCAAAATTGTTATATGCAATGGGTTGCAATATCGAAGATAATTCTACTTCAGGATTTGCGGAAGCCATTGAAGTAGCACAAAAAGCTGATGTAGTACTATTAAGTGTTGGTGAAAGACGTGATATGAGCGGTGAAGCAAAAAGTCGCTCAACTATTCATTTGCCGGGTGTTCAGGAAGAATTGATAAAAGCGATTAAAGCAACGGGAAAACCGGTGGTGGTGTTGATCAATGCGGGAAGACCATTAATCTTTAACTGGACAGCTGATAATGCAGATGCCATTGTTTACACCTGGTGGTTGGGCAGTGAGGCAGGAAATGCAATTGCTGATGTATTATTTGGTGATTATAATCCTGCCGGTAAATTACCGATGACGTTTCCTCGCTCTGAAGGCCAACTCCCTATTTATTATAATTTCCTGAATACGGGAAGACCTGCTGAAAATGATAAGGACCGGTTTTATCGGTCAGCCTATAATGATCTTTCCATCTATCCTAAATATGCTTTTGGCTATGGTTTAAGTTATACCAACTTTAAGTATGATAATCTTAAACTGAGCGCTGAAACAATGAACATGGATGGGAAAATAACGCTTTCTTTTTCTGTTACCAATACTGGTAACTATACTGGAGAAGAGGTGGTGCAACTTTATCTGCGTGATGAGTTTGCTTCATTGGTTAGGCCTGTAAAAGAGCTGAAAGATTTTAAAAAAATCCTTTTAAAGCCTGGGGAAACTAAAGAAATAAACTTTGTGATTGATAAAGAAAAGCTGTCATTCTATAATCAGAAACTTGAATGGGTGGCAGAACCGGGAACATTTCAGGTGATGATTGGCAGTGCATCGGACGATATACGCCTGAAATCAAAAATTGAGTTAAGGTAA
- a CDS encoding glycoside hydrolase family 30 protein: MKKIFFVVFALICWSCSKKSVSTTDSDNTITPLPSDVALWLTDPASGMFFKQQNVQLDFSTAQNSNPTIKVDEQQSFQTIDGFGYTLTGGSAYHIHTMDAASRSALLKELFATDGSNIGVSYLRVSIGASDLDAQTFSYNDLPAGQTDVNMDKFTIAPDKTHLIPVLKEILAINPSIKILGSPWSPPTWMKTNNSTIGGSLKPEYYDAYAKYFVKYIQSMKAEGITINAITIQNEPLHPGNNPSLLMLPEEQAAFIKQSLGPLFKKEGITTKIIIYDHNLDKPDYPINILNDADAKSYVDGSAFHLYAGSVEALDQVHKAHPDKNLYFTEQWVGAPGNMKEDLKWHIKNVIIGTMRNWSKIALEWNLAADAKQEPHTPGGCTECLGALTINSGSITRNPAYYIIAHASKFVRPGSTRIMSDMAQNLPNVAFKTPDGKKVLIVLNEGNSSQTFNIKQGDKLVTTTLNAGAVGTYVW; the protein is encoded by the coding sequence ATGAAAAAGATATTCTTTGTGGTGTTTGCATTGATATGTTGGAGTTGCTCCAAAAAATCAGTAAGCACAACCGACAGTGATAATACAATAACGCCATTGCCAAGTGATGTGGCATTATGGTTAACAGATCCTGCGAGCGGTATGTTCTTTAAACAACAAAATGTACAATTGGACTTTAGTACTGCCCAGAATTCCAATCCGACGATTAAAGTGGATGAACAGCAAAGCTTTCAAACCATTGACGGCTTTGGTTATACGCTGACAGGCGGCAGTGCCTATCATATTCATACGATGGATGCTGCAAGTCGTTCTGCTTTGTTAAAAGAGTTGTTTGCAACCGATGGGAGCAATATTGGAGTAAGTTATTTGCGTGTCAGTATCGGAGCTTCTGATCTGGATGCACAAACTTTTTCCTACAATGATTTGCCTGCGGGACAAACGGATGTGAATATGGATAAGTTCACTATCGCTCCAGATAAGACTCATCTTATTCCGGTATTAAAAGAGATTTTGGCGATAAATCCGTCTATCAAAATTTTGGGCTCGCCATGGTCTCCACCAACCTGGATGAAAACCAATAACAGTACGATCGGTGGAAGTCTGAAACCTGAATACTATGATGCTTATGCGAAATACTTTGTTAAATATATTCAAAGTATGAAGGCTGAAGGGATTACTATTAATGCGATCACCATTCAAAATGAGCCATTACATCCGGGTAATAATCCAAGTTTATTAATGCTTCCTGAAGAACAAGCAGCTTTTATTAAGCAAAGTCTTGGTCCGTTATTTAAAAAAGAAGGCATTACAACTAAAATCATTATCTACGACCATAACTTGGATAAACCAGATTATCCGATTAATATCTTAAATGATGCAGATGCTAAGAGTTATGTTGATGGCTCTGCATTCCACCTTTATGCTGGCTCTGTAGAGGCTTTGGATCAAGTACACAAAGCGCATCCAGATAAAAATCTTTATTTCACAGAGCAATGGGTGGGAGCACCTGGTAATATGAAGGAAGACTTGAAATGGCATATTAAGAATGTGATCATAGGTACCATGCGCAATTGGAGTAAGATAGCTTTAGAATGGAATTTAGCGGCTGATGCAAAGCAAGAACCACATACTCCAGGCGGTTGTACAGAGTGCCTTGGGGCCCTTACGATCAATAGTGGAAGTATAACCCGTAATCCGGCATACTACATTATTGCTCATGCATCTAAATTTGTACGCCCGGGGTCAACAAGGATAATGTCTGATATGGCCCAAAATCTTCCGAATGTTGCATTCAAAACTCCTGATGGTAAAAAAGTCTTAATTGTATTAAACGAAGGAAATTCTTCTCAAACCTTTAACATCAAACAAGGAGATAAACTTGTTACTACAACCTTAAATGCAGGAGCTGTTGGTACTTATGTTTGGTAA
- a CDS encoding NADP-dependent isocitrate dehydrogenase has translation MSIEKIKVANPVVELDGDEMTRIIWKFIKDKLILTYLDLDIKYYDLGIEHRDATNDQVTVDAAEAIKKYNVGIKCATITPDEQRVEEFKLKQMWKSPNGTIRNILDGTVFREPIVCSNVPRLVPNWTAPICVGRHAFGDQYRATDFVTKGKGKLTIKFEGENGEVIEHEVYNYKGDGVALAMYNTDESIRGFAHSCFNQAIMKKWPLYLSTKNTILKKYDGRFKDIFEEIYQNEYKAKMDELGITYEHRLIDDMVASALKWNGNFVWACKNYDGDVQSDTVAQGFGSLGLMTSTLVTPDGKTMEAEAAHGTVTRHYREHQKGKRTSTNPIASIFAWTRGLEFRGKLDGNQALVDFCQTLEKVCVETVESGKMTKDLAVCIYGNNVTSDQYLYTEDFLAAIDENLKAKLAK, from the coding sequence ATGTCGATAGAAAAAATTAAAGTTGCCAACCCGGTTGTGGAACTGGACGGCGATGAAATGACCCGCATTATCTGGAAATTCATCAAGGACAAATTAATCCTTACTTACCTGGACCTTGATATTAAATACTATGACCTTGGTATTGAGCACCGCGATGCTACTAATGACCAGGTTACTGTTGATGCTGCTGAGGCTATCAAAAAATATAACGTAGGTATCAAATGTGCTACTATCACTCCTGATGAGCAACGTGTTGAGGAGTTCAAATTAAAACAAATGTGGAAATCACCTAATGGTACTATCCGTAATATTTTGGACGGTACTGTTTTCCGTGAGCCAATCGTTTGTTCAAATGTTCCTCGTTTGGTTCCAAATTGGACCGCTCCTATTTGTGTTGGTCGTCATGCTTTTGGTGATCAATACCGCGCTACCGATTTCGTAACTAAAGGAAAAGGTAAATTAACCATCAAGTTTGAAGGTGAAAACGGTGAAGTTATTGAGCACGAAGTTTATAACTATAAAGGTGATGGTGTTGCTTTAGCAATGTACAACACTGATGAGTCGATCCGTGGTTTTGCTCATTCTTGCTTTAACCAGGCAATTATGAAAAAATGGCCTTTATACTTATCGACTAAAAACACCATCTTGAAAAAATATGATGGTCGTTTTAAAGATATCTTCGAAGAAATCTACCAAAACGAATACAAAGCTAAAATGGACGAATTAGGCATTACTTATGAGCACCGCCTAATTGACGACATGGTTGCTTCTGCATTAAAATGGAATGGTAACTTTGTTTGGGCTTGTAAAAACTACGATGGCGACGTTCAGTCGGATACTGTTGCTCAAGGTTTTGGTTCATTAGGTTTAATGACTTCTACTTTGGTAACTCCGGATGGAAAAACAATGGAAGCTGAAGCTGCTCACGGTACTGTAACACGTCACTACCGCGAACACCAAAAAGGTAAACGTACTTCAACTAACCCAATCGCATCAATTTTCGCATGGACTCGTGGTTTAGAGTTCCGTGGTAAATTAGATGGCAACCAAGCTTTAGTTGATTTCTGCCAAACTTTAGAAAAAGTTTGTGTGGAAACTGTAGAATCAGGTAAAATGACTAAAGATTTAGCTGTTTGTATCTATGGCAATAATGTAACTTCTGATCAGTACTTGTATACTGAGGATTTCTTAGCTGCTATTGATGAGAACTTAAAAGCTAAATTAGCTAAGTAA
- a CDS encoding sterol desaturase family protein yields MINLETFLLTFQSVSPVLLWLIFLLENTIIMMLALVVGELIINRKYFLRGIRTYSKRDWIIGVSTCCINTAITYLGFWLWKHQYIDIKFDWNGLVLIDFLLMFFVMDLLMFLFHYGIHKTGVYKKIHELHHTAIDPKPIDLFVLHPAETIGFGTLWLMVLYVFELNIYAIIFYLMLNVLFGIIGHLGFEPFKKGNVIFKWLGTSTFHHHHHQHIDCNFGFYTTIWDQLFGTLKK; encoded by the coding sequence ATGATTAACCTCGAAACATTTCTTCTTACTTTTCAGTCTGTTTCTCCGGTATTATTATGGCTCATTTTTTTGTTAGAAAACACAATTATTATGATGCTGGCTTTGGTTGTTGGTGAATTAATTATTAATAGAAAATATTTTTTGAGAGGTATACGCACTTATTCCAAACGTGATTGGATTATAGGTGTGTCAACCTGCTGCATCAATACCGCAATAACTTACCTTGGCTTTTGGTTGTGGAAACACCAGTATATCGACATTAAATTTGATTGGAATGGCTTGGTGCTAATTGATTTCCTACTTATGTTTTTTGTTATGGACCTGCTAATGTTTTTGTTTCATTACGGAATTCATAAAACCGGCGTTTATAAAAAGATTCATGAGCTTCATCATACCGCTATTGATCCAAAACCTATAGACTTGTTCGTTCTTCATCCTGCAGAAACAATAGGGTTTGGGACTTTATGGTTAATGGTACTTTATGTTTTTGAGTTAAACATTTATGCCATCATTTTTTATCTTATGCTAAATGTGTTGTTTGGGATCATTGGGCATCTCGGGTTTGAGCCCTTTAAAAAGGGTAATGTCATATTTAAATGGTTAGGAACCTCTACGTTTCATCACCATCATCATCAACATATAGATTGTAATTTTGGATTTTATACTACAATTTGGGATCAATTATTTGGAACATTAAAAAAATAA